A portion of the Alistipes sp. ZOR0009 genome contains these proteins:
- the fbaA gene encoding class II fructose-bisphosphate aldolase, with translation MANFKPQPGVIWGDAVQELYAYAKEKGFAIPAVNVTGTDTVNAVLEAAREVNSPVIVQVSNGGASFFAGKGLSNDGQKSAIAGAISAALHVHNVAESYGIPVILHTDHAAVKLLPWIDGLLDAGEKFFAEKGKPLFSSHMLDFSEESLTENIELSKKYLARMAKMGMTLEIELGVTGGEEDGVDNSHVDVSKLYTQPEEVAYAYEELSKISPRFTIAASFGNVHGVYKPGNVVLSPEILKASQEYIQAKYNTAAKPVDFVFHGGSGSEKSKIHEAIGYGVIKMNLDTDIQWAFWDGIRKYYVAKEAYLQGQLGNPEGEDAPNKKYYDPRVWLRKGEESVIARLKESFADLNAINVLG, from the coding sequence ATGGCTAATTTCAAACCTCAGCCCGGTGTTATCTGGGGCGATGCAGTTCAAGAGCTTTATGCTTACGCAAAGGAAAAAGGATTCGCTATTCCTGCTGTTAACGTAACTGGAACTGATACTGTTAACGCTGTTCTTGAGGCAGCTCGTGAGGTAAATTCTCCTGTGATTGTACAAGTTTCAAACGGAGGTGCTTCTTTCTTTGCAGGTAAAGGTCTTAGCAACGATGGACAGAAGTCCGCTATTGCAGGGGCTATTTCTGCCGCACTTCACGTTCATAACGTGGCTGAATCTTATGGAATTCCTGTAATTCTGCACACCGATCATGCTGCCGTTAAGCTTCTTCCTTGGATTGATGGCCTTTTGGATGCAGGTGAAAAATTCTTTGCTGAAAAGGGTAAACCTTTGTTTAGCTCTCACATGCTAGACTTTTCAGAAGAGTCGCTAACCGAAAACATTGAACTATCTAAGAAGTACCTTGCTCGTATGGCTAAGATGGGGATGACGCTAGAAATTGAACTTGGCGTAACTGGTGGTGAAGAGGATGGTGTTGACAATTCTCATGTAGACGTTTCTAAGCTTTACACTCAGCCAGAAGAAGTTGCTTATGCCTACGAAGAGTTAAGCAAAATTAGCCCTCGTTTCACAATAGCAGCCTCATTTGGTAACGTACACGGTGTTTATAAGCCTGGTAACGTAGTTCTTAGCCCAGAAATATTGAAGGCTTCTCAAGAGTACATTCAGGCAAAGTACAATACCGCAGCAAAGCCTGTCGATTTTGTATTCCACGGAGGATCAGGATCTGAAAAGTCTAAAATTCATGAGGCAATAGGATATGGTGTTATCAAGATGAACCTTGATACTGATATCCAATGGGCATTCTGGGATGGAATTCGTAAGTACTATGTTGCTAAGGAAGCTTACCTACAGGGACAACTTGGCAATCCAGAAGGCGAAGATGCTCCAAATAAGAAATACTACGATCCTCGCGTTTGGTTACGTAAAGGCGAAGAATCTGTAATTGCGCGTTTGAAAGAATCTTTTGCTGATCTTAATGCAATCAACGTTTTAGGCTAG
- the glmS gene encoding glutamine--fructose-6-phosphate transaminase (isomerizing) → MCGIVAYVGHQEAYPVIIKGLKRLEYRGYDSAGIALINGGLNVVKKKGKVVNLEEYAENTNLNGHVGIGHTRWATHGIPSDANSHPHTSGDGTIALVHNGIIENYLTLKSDLEAKGHIFKSETDTEVLVHFIEDIRNQLKCDLEEAVRVALTRVVGAFAIAVITTNEPTVLVAARRGSPLAVGIGEGEFILASDITPIVEYTSKVIYPKDNEMVVVNGVDYKLVDLNNNVLEPYVKELDFELASIEKGGFEHFMLKEIMEQPRTFHDCLRGRVKADESIIKLGGIRDYIDDIRSARRIMIIACGTSYHAALVAKYLFEDLAGIPTDVDFASEFRYRKVVIDDQTVVLGISQSGETADTIVALEKAKAKGAKVLGICNVVGSSIARMTDAGIYTHVGVEIGVASTKAFTGQLAIIYMLALLIAKEKGNIDYTKYKYLVHELTQISSKIEEALKSSYSAVERVSAACKNASSMIYLGRGLNYPIALEGALKLKEITYIHAEGYPAAEMKHGPIALIDENMFVVFIAPKDKTYEKIVSNIQEVKSRSGKVIAIVTKGDRTISEMADYTIEIPETDKLFTPILNIIPLQLLAYQVAKLRDCNIDQPRNLAKSVTVE, encoded by the coding sequence ATGTGTGGAATCGTTGCATATGTAGGTCATCAGGAGGCATATCCTGTCATCATAAAGGGTTTGAAGAGATTAGAGTATAGAGGTTATGATAGTGCTGGAATTGCTCTTATTAATGGAGGTCTAAATGTTGTAAAAAAGAAGGGAAAGGTTGTTAATCTTGAGGAGTATGCCGAGAATACAAATTTGAATGGCCATGTTGGAATCGGTCATACAAGATGGGCTACACATGGAATTCCCAGCGATGCTAACTCTCACCCTCACACTTCAGGTGATGGAACTATTGCTCTTGTTCACAATGGAATTATTGAAAATTATTTGACTTTAAAGTCTGATTTAGAAGCAAAAGGGCATATTTTTAAAAGCGAAACAGATACAGAGGTTCTGGTTCATTTTATCGAAGATATTAGAAATCAGCTAAAGTGCGACTTGGAGGAGGCTGTTAGAGTTGCGCTTACTCGTGTAGTTGGTGCCTTTGCAATTGCCGTAATCACAACAAACGAACCAACAGTTCTAGTTGCTGCACGCCGAGGTAGCCCTCTGGCTGTAGGTATTGGAGAGGGCGAATTTATTCTAGCATCTGACATTACTCCAATAGTAGAGTATACATCAAAAGTTATCTACCCTAAAGATAATGAGATGGTTGTTGTTAATGGCGTGGACTATAAGTTAGTTGATCTAAATAATAATGTGTTAGAGCCTTATGTGAAAGAACTCGATTTTGAGCTTGCTAGCATTGAGAAAGGTGGTTTTGAGCATTTTATGTTGAAAGAGATCATGGAGCAACCTCGAACTTTTCATGATTGCTTACGTGGTAGGGTAAAGGCTGATGAATCTATTATTAAGTTAGGTGGAATTAGAGATTATATTGACGATATTCGATCGGCAAGGCGAATAATGATTATTGCATGTGGTACCTCTTACCATGCTGCTCTTGTTGCTAAGTACCTGTTTGAAGATTTGGCAGGTATCCCTACGGATGTTGATTTTGCTTCTGAATTTCGTTACCGTAAGGTTGTAATTGATGATCAAACGGTTGTTTTGGGAATCTCGCAATCGGGTGAAACTGCAGATACAATTGTGGCGCTCGAAAAGGCGAAAGCAAAGGGTGCTAAAGTTTTAGGTATTTGTAATGTTGTTGGATCATCAATTGCTCGCATGACAGATGCTGGCATTTACACGCATGTTGGTGTAGAAATTGGGGTGGCAAGTACGAAAGCTTTTACGGGGCAGCTTGCAATAATTTATATGTTAGCACTGCTTATTGCAAAAGAGAAAGGCAATATTGATTATACAAAGTATAAGTACTTAGTTCACGAGTTAACACAAATTTCCTCTAAAATAGAGGAAGCTTTGAAGAGTTCTTATTCCGCTGTTGAACGAGTTTCTGCAGCTTGCAAGAATGCATCTAGCATGATCTACCTTGGACGAGGATTAAACTATCCTATCGCATTAGAAGGAGCTCTTAAGTTAAAGGAAATTACTTATATACATGCAGAAGGGTATCCTGCTGCCGAGATGAAGCACGGTCCGATAGCTCTTATTGATGAAAATATGTTTGTTGTTTTTATAGCTCCAAAAGATAAAACTTATGAAAAAATAGTTTCGAATATTCAAGAAGTTAAATCTCGGTCAGGGAAGGTTATCGCAATTGTAACCAAGGGAGATAGAACCATTTCTGAAATGGCGGATTATACTATTGAAATTCCTGAAACGGATAAGCTGTTTA
- a CDS encoding acyloxyacyl hydrolase, which translates to MYERKLWGLEAAYAIKTDGQKNWEGYYNYPEYGIAFSFYDLGSPNYMGKAYALQPYIAFPLLSPQKWGNIYLKAAIGAAYVTKPWDRLSNYKNVGIGSHFNAAAKFELRSSIKVSRHTLINLGLAFSHMSNGSTNNPNAGINMPNINVGTTYNFSKGRSFLPYKKLNYSHKISFSTFFSFSSKDVFPDGVGHYPVYTLSNELYKPLNLHTGITANWDIILDESHWKLARINGDNVSKFEMIKTGVTVGYLMRYSKFSTSIQMGTNLYSYYKTAGTIYQRLGLRYEVFPRTNLQVALRTNWFNADCIEFGVGYKFIQ; encoded by the coding sequence ATGTACGAACGTAAACTTTGGGGACTTGAAGCTGCCTACGCCATAAAAACAGACGGACAAAAAAACTGGGAAGGCTACTACAACTATCCAGAGTATGGAATAGCATTTAGCTTCTACGATTTAGGTAGCCCCAACTACATGGGTAAAGCATATGCGCTTCAGCCTTACATTGCCTTCCCCCTATTATCACCTCAGAAATGGGGAAATATCTACCTCAAAGCTGCAATAGGTGCTGCGTATGTAACAAAGCCTTGGGATAGGCTATCCAACTATAAAAATGTAGGCATTGGTTCGCACTTTAATGCAGCGGCCAAATTTGAACTCCGTTCTAGCATAAAAGTGAGTAGACACACCTTAATCAACTTAGGATTAGCCTTTTCCCACATGTCTAATGGATCCACCAATAACCCAAATGCAGGAATAAACATGCCAAATATAAACGTTGGAACTACCTACAACTTCTCTAAAGGGCGGAGCTTCTTGCCTTACAAAAAATTAAACTACAGCCATAAAATATCATTCTCCACTTTTTTTAGCTTTAGTTCAAAAGATGTTTTTCCTGATGGCGTTGGACATTATCCGGTTTATACTCTTAGCAATGAGCTGTACAAGCCGCTAAACCTACATACTGGGATTACTGCAAACTGGGATATAATACTTGACGAGTCGCATTGGAAACTTGCAAGAATAAATGGAGACAATGTTTCAAAATTTGAAATGATAAAAACGGGAGTAACCGTTGGCTACCTTATGAGGTACAGCAAGTTTAGCACAAGCATCCAAATGGGGACCAACCTTTACTCGTACTATAAAACAGCAGGAACTATCTACCAGCGTCTGGGATTAAGATACGAAGTATTTCCGAGAACAAATCTACAAGTTGCGTTAAGAACCAACTGGTTTAATGCAGATTGTATTGAATTTGGAGTTGGATACAAATTTATTCAATGA